The Onychomys torridus chromosome 23, mOncTor1.1, whole genome shotgun sequence genome segment ATCTTCACAAAATAAGCAAGGCTTTGGAAGACAAAAATGGCTGAGACCAGCATGTGAACAAGGTCAGCAGGATGCTAAAACAAAtcaaacataaaaagaataaacaaagggACCTCTCTAGTCACTTGGAGgtaaatatgaatatatgtacaGCCAGCCAGAGtctgtagggaaaaaaaattgaTCAAAGACCAAATATGATACTGGTGAGCCTTTGGAAGGCCTGAGCTGTAGTTCACCACTGGgctgaaaaaatatatttaaaaaaacagataCAGGCGGTTTCTTCTGCACCCCCTTCTGGGAAGGAAAGAGATCAACAGGGGTGGAaacctctctagccccttcccTAACAGAGTGGCTCAAGGGTACCTACAGGTGAGGACCATGCAGGGTAAGTGAGTGAAAGCCCCATGTTAagttgtacattttttaaaagatttatttattatgtatacagtgttctgtctgcatgtttgcctgcgggccagaagagggcgccagatctcattatagatggttgtgagccaccatgtggatgctgggaattgaactcaggtcctctgagagagctcCTCACTTTGGTCCGTCATTGGTTCCCTATCAGAGATGAGTAGACTTTTGATCCCATCTCCTGGGAATAGTGTCATACAACAGGTTGCAGGATCTGCCTCCCGGGGGAAGAGGGCTCTAGCTGCCTTTGGCACTCTCTGCAGCCCATGAAGTGAGCCCCAAGGCAGTGGTGTGTTTCTTCCCCTTCTGTGCCACATCCGTGCCCAGAGGGACTGCTGGTGGGCCTGGCCATCAGGAAACAGAGTCGCCGTGCAGTCAGCGTCCACTCGGTGAGGACAGTGCCATCTGGAGTGCCTCCTGGGACTCCTCAAGCTTGTCAACCTGTGACgcttgagtttctgcctcttTAGCCCACTCCAGGCCCCATGGGCTGAGTCACTGTATTCCCTGAGGTTAGACTGTGTCACTTTCCAAGCCCAGGCTTCAAAACCCTGgggcttcctttctcttctcttctttttccttcaagacagggtttctctgggtaaccctggctgctgttctggaactcagagattcctgcctctgcctcccaaagagctgagagcatgtaccaccactgcctggtgaaagCCCAGGATCTTAAGCAGTCCCAAGACACCACGGTCTTCTGAAGTCCTCTTTTTGGAAAGCATTGCCTTTCCCCAGACTCTGGAGACAAACCAGACTGCCCCTGGTGGTCTGCTGGTTGGGATTCTGCACTCCTGATGGTACAGCCCGTGTGAGGTTTTACTTTCCCATTTCTCAATCTTGCCAGCTCTCCAGACTTTCACAGTATCAAGAAAACTAACCAAGTGGATCAGATGACGAGAACAATTCCAAGCAGAGGGGTGGAAATAAGACTGGACCCAGAGACCATGTAGGCCTGGCAGCTTGGAATAGTAATGGGCTTCCCCAGATAAGCCTGGCTGGAGGCCGTCTGAAGAAGCCCTGCTCCTCTCTGTGGTCTGAGGGAAGAGGACCAAGGGCATTAACTTCTGAGGACTTGGCCTGGTAGACAGCACCCTCTTTGCTGGGGCTGAAGCCCCCATGCAACAGAGACGTGGGTAGCTGTGACTTGCTGAGGATTCAGTTCCTTGGCATGGACTGGATCTCCAGAGCTGAAACATCCTTTTCAGGGGGTAGGTGCAggatggggaaagggagagagccaGAGGGGGTGTGAAAGTGGTAGGTAACAACAGCTGTTGAAGCCATGAAGGCCTGACCATATATGCCATTGGCTCCTGTGTCCCCCCACAAGTATGTGGTGATACTATAGTAAGACAGTTTACTTATCAGACCCTTTGAAGTATCTCCAGCATTTTAGACAacaggggagggctggggagaggagccTGGAACCATCCTCACAAGAATAAATATATTCTAGGGACACGTGTGTCTTCCCTTAGGATCTCATACCAGGAGACGGAAAAGGCCAAGACTCTGGTACTAGGCCGAGGGGAGCCTGGCTCCATACAGCAGGCTTGTCATGATGGGCTGGACCACATTTGACAATATCGCTACCTTTGTTTAAACCTAAAGCTCATGATAGGACTCCATAGATGGACTTGGTAGCAGTGGAGGAGATAAGCAGACCTCTTTGTTCCTCTCCCCAGGTCCCTTTCCTACTTTACACTATGGTTTGTTTAATAGACCTATTCGAGGAATGTGGCTGAGCCCTGCCTAATAATGAGCCTGGTCTGAGGGTTTCACCCATAGCCAAGGTTGGCAAGGTCCTCCTTTGACAGTAGCTAGTCCCTGGCTTCACAAGAGAATTTGGGCTCCATCCACTTGCTCTTCTGGATGACTTCCTCTCTAACACATGTCACTGGCCTAGGTCCATGAAACCTGGCCTTGCTGAAGATCCAGGACACCAGGACAGGTAAGAACAGACCAGACATCTTCTGTATCTTTCCCAGACTAGAACTCCAGGTCAGGTCCCCTCTGGGGAAGGCTCTGGGGAAGAATCCGAGTATCAAGGTTGGCTGTCACCAAGCTAGAGGCAAGCTGGGGGCTGATAGACAGCTTGAAGATGAGGGACGGTACCTGCCATATTTCCCATGTGAGGGCACAGGAGGGGAACTTACCAGATGGCCACCCACTGTGAGGTACATGTAACTCAGAGCCACACCCTCAGTGACCATCAGGTCCCAGAGAAGCTGCGGGCACACTCCTACCCTCCTGTCCTGGCAGAGCTGCCGATCTGGTTTGCACACCCAGTGAAGGTGAAAACCACCTTTGGTCTCGCCTTCACTGCTGTGTGGAAGGTTCAAgctgccttcccctcccaacaAAGGCCCCTTGGTAACTTTCCTGAACATGCAGTTTCATCCAGAGAGCTCCAGCTCTTCTGACAGCCTATGGCACACCTGAGTGGCCCCCACAAAGCCCATATGCCAAAGAGCTACCAGGAGCAAATGTGGATCAGCTTGAAGAAACAGCAAGCCCTCGCCCTAACTGCCTAGCCCGCAACAGCTCAGCCCCCAAGATCTGCTTGTCCCACTCAACACGGCCAGGACCAACTTCCCGCTGGCCTTCACAGGAGGCATCTGTGCAAGGAGCACTTGATCTTCGATCCTCTTCTCTAGAGCACAGCAATCAACATCTTCGGGGCTCTTGTAGCCACAGGGACCTCAAGCCAGTTTCAGTTCCCAACTACAGCCCTGTCCTCGTGTGTTCTGTCCTTCATGGGACTCTCCAGCTTGCCTCTAaattctcctcagcccctccagcAAACAGGGAAAAATACCCCACCTCCCTCTGCAATAGCTGCCCTCATCTCCAtctgccttgatcctggagaaaGAGCCCAGTTCCCCCAGACTTCCCACACTGTGCCTGAGAACGTTCGGGAAGGATGGTTCACACTCCAAGAAGCTGTCGGCAGCCAGCGCGGCTGCTCTTCATTTATTAACAGGGCACTGTTGGCTTGGGTTCAGGTCTAGGGTGACTTGCTTTGTTCCACCCTGTTGCTGTGGTACTCTTCAGGGGAGACCAAGCAAAGCAGTCACATGAAGCAGAGAAGCAGCCAACAGCTCACGCAGCCCCCACTCCATGAAGAGACACTGGGTACAGACCCTGAAAGGCCCCAGCTGGCCAAGGAGCCTTCCCAGCTGGCCCTGCTGACAGTGGGAGGAGGCTGAAGGCACTCCTAGGACTCCCGGAAGTCATCCTCGTCCTCGTCTCCTGCGGGCTGCTGTGGGGGCGGCAGAGGGGGGATGGAGTCTGACATTCGGGTGAAGGCACCACCAGGCCCCTCGCTGGTTCCAGGGCTGGGTCCTTTTCCAGAAAtacctgggagacagaggggatgagagagagacaAGGGGGGCACCATGTCACCAGCCCCTGAAGACAGAGATGCACAAGATGCCTACCTTTGCGCCTCATGACGAGCTTGTGAAAGAGATCCAACATCAAGTCCCCGCCTTGACCGGTGGCTCTCACTGCAGTGGGAGAGCAGAGGATGAGGGAAGAAGAGACCCAGCACGGTATTATGAAGGACAGTCACACGGGGCTCACCTGCCCCCTGCGGCACCACTCCCACACCTACTCTCTTGCCACGACATGCCCGTGGCCATGTCCTCCCTAATGTTTCACTTCTCCGTACCCCTGTATGGGTAAGCACACAGGCTCAAAGAGGCCAGGCTCTATTGATAGACAGTCACAAAGCAGGTCAGAAGATCTGTGATGCAATCCCAGAACTTCTGACACTTTACACACAGGTTAACTAGGATGCCATGAGCAAGGATTTTTTGCAGACACAAAGCCTTAGCCTCAGGATGGATAAGGATCAGTCCTCTGTCTCATCTCTGAGGACTTGAGGTTCCCTTGGACAATACTTGTCCAAGGTTCTACTTCCTCATGGTTTCAGCTGGGAGAGCTCAAGTCAGGAAAGCTTCTCCCTGGGAACCCCCAGCCCAGGCCAGAGGGACAAGGGTACCTATCAGGGTAGCCACAAGGGGACTTCCTGTGGGTTGACCGGGAGCCTGGTTGCTGCAGCAGGCCCTTGGTGCCCTCACCTTGctcctgttccttctgtttcttcttctccagCTTGCATTCCTTCACACTGTGCAGGTTGGCCTTGCCAATGCCCCCAGCTTGGCGGATGGACTCCAGTAGGGTAGCCCAGCCACTGGAGGGGTCAACCACCTCCTTGGGAGCTCCTTGAACAGAGGCTGTAAGGAGAAGGGTAAAGGATTGCTCAGCATTGCACGATGGGGTAAGCTGCCCAGCCTGAGGCTGGAGGTGACTTCAGGATCCTGGCAAATGGAGGGGCCTATCATCCACAGGGAGGCCCAGCAGTGGAGCTGTGGCTTCTAGCACTATGCAGGATGGTCTTGGATTTCTGCAGATAATGAGCTGAGGGGCCTTGTATCTAggcatctctcctccctctccaccccctATGGATGACACTCTGCAGTGTCGGACCCTGTGAGTTGGATGTGCTGAGCACCACGAACCCACAAAGGGTTTTCTACCCCTGGaagtggctggagagaggctgagaGATACAATGGAAAACTGAAATCTGGACATTTCAAGTTTGCTAATAGACCCTTCCCTACTGGCTGAACTAGAAACAGGGCACACCACCATCcccaggcttcctcttcccagtagaGTCAGAATCGCAGAACTCTGCCATGGCACAGAAACCACTCCATCAACCCTGTAAGACGAGGTAGGTGTCCACAATGAGAACGCTGCAGATCCCGGACCTGCAGAGAAGTCTTTGGGGATCCaacatgagaaaactgggggtCCTATTAATGTGTGCCGGCCACGTGAACCCTATCTGCACTGCCCCTACCTGAGTGGGCCATGCTGCCGCTAATATCTTCTTCCCTGGCAGCATGGCCAGGTGCAGCCGCCACTTCAGGGAACACTGGTGGTTGGGGGGCACTGACCACCACTGTGGGACCTGggggaggtggtgggggaggtggcggtggtggtggtgctgccaGCAGCACACCATCCTCTAGCTCTGTAAGGAAAGTGAGAATGTgtgaggagtgggggaaggggcCAGCAAGGGCTCTCTGGTTCAGTTCCGTCCTGGGGCCTAGCTCACTTGGCTGGAAAGGTTCAGCTACCTCTGTGTGGAAGGTGGGCAGCTCTGGGATGACACCAGGAGCGGAGGGGGCAATGCCAGGCCCCAGGTCCGCACTGTACATGAGGTCATCTGCGATGCCAGGCAAG includes the following:
- the LOC118573407 gene encoding WASH complex subunit 1-like, translated to MVTPFLVPTLNPQVFSSAKYPAPERLQEYDSTFTGALDPGLQRRPRYRIQSKHRPLDEQGPAGKPGTHTPSTLTLPQEKLKYFPVCVDTKSEPEEEAEEGLGGLPRNISSISSLLLFNTTEHLYKKYVFLDPLAGAGTKTHTMLGTEEEELFDAPLSISEREQLGQQTPENYFYVPDLGQVPEIDVPSYLPDLPGIADDLMYSADLGPGIAPSAPGVIPELPTFHTEVAEPFQPKLEDGVLLAAPPPPPPPPPPPPGPTVVVSAPQPPVFPEVAAAPGHAAREEDISGSMAHSASVQGAPKEVVDPSSGWATLLESIRQAGGIGKANLHSVKECKLEKKKQKEQEQVRATGQGGDLMLDLFHKLVMRRKGISGKGPSPGTSEGPGGAFTRMSDSIPPLPPPQQPAGDEDEDDFRES